From a region of the Daphnia pulicaria isolate SC F1-1A chromosome 1, SC_F0-13Bv2, whole genome shotgun sequence genome:
- the LOC124320756 gene encoding uncharacterized protein LOC124320756 isoform X2 produces MAAAHQHSSGGSGGTKRSRFLNRLFPWRSGQRSSSGSRMMGHHHKETPSQLFSGSSTSSVRRTSPVDLNLGGESLPMMATSPPSALVIPSSSLPIPRFPDVLVEADVPAMIISSPPAHLRRTQQQQQQQRQQKDVAAGTTGFRMTSAGPPSAQRHHHPPTPENIDHEEMSALRHLASELNAALRLSEEENLLLKAKLQTLDEWGLMAEQQEELVLGGSQTAKLDRLIEDLRDIASSQPTSPFSSPFVHRRNMRDLGRILQQRQLELRRLTAELQQTQTELLFTQVELDQVRRCLQRLDQRLLYAEDELDLARQGLLQASISKQRLMQELQTTRGLLMRCWGRVRDLEQQQQQQQQQQPASNVLEGS; encoded by the exons ATGGCTGCTGCCCATCAACATTCTTCCGg cggtaGCGGCGGGACTAAGCGGTCGAGATTTCTGAACCGGCTCTTCCCGTGGCGGTCGGGTCAGAGGTCGAGCAGCGGGAGCCGGATGATGGGCCATCATCACAAGGAGACGCCCAGTCAATTGTTTTCcggcagcagcaccagcagcgtGCGACGCACGTCGCCCGTCGATTTGAATCTGGGCGGCGAATCTTTGCCGATGATGGCCACCAGCCCGCCGTCCGCACTAGTCATCCCGTCTTCATCACTGCCCATTCCGCGCTTTCCCGACGTCCTGGTCGAAGCCGACGTGCCGGCCATGATCATCTCGTCGCCGCCGGCCCATCTTCGGCgaacgcagcagcagcagcagcagcaacgccaGCAAAAGGATGTTGCTGCTGGCACGACGGGCTTCCGGATGACGTCGGCCGGCCCACCGTCGGCTCAACGTCACCACCACCCGCCGACTCCCGAAAACATCGATCACGAAGAGATGAGCGCCTTACGTCATTTGGCCAGCGAATTGAACGCCGCACTGCGACTCTCCGAAGAGGAAAATCTTCTACTCAAAG CCAAACTCCAAACGTTGGACGAGTGGGGTCTGATGGCCGAGCAACAGGAGGAACTCGTCCTGGGCGGCAGCCAAACGGCCAAACTGGACCGGTTGATCGAGGACCTGCGCGACATCGCCTCATCACAACCCACATCGCCGTTCTCATCGCCG tttgtccACCGTCGGAACATGCGCGACCTCGGCCGAATTCTCCAGCAGCGACAACTGGAATTGCGGCGGTTAACGGCCGAGCTCCAGCAGACGCAGACGGAACTGTTGTTCACGCAGGTGGAGCTGGATCAGGTGCGCCGCTGTCTCCAGCGGCTCGACCAGCGGCTCTTGTACGCCGAAGACGAGCTGGACCTGGCCCGCCAAGGTCTGCTCCAAGCCTCCATTAGCaa GCAGAGGCTCATGCAAGAGCTGCAGACCACCAGAGGCCTTCTGATGAGGTGCTGGGGTCGTGTCCGTGATctggaacagcagcagcaacagcagcaacaacagcagccggCCAGCAACGTGCTAGAAGGGAGCTGA
- the LOC124320755 gene encoding mesoderm induction early response protein 1-like isoform X2: MADSLLKDGEQSPEKPGDGDQEFEPTAEMLVHDFDDEQTLAEEEAIASAGGEDPQNELNNLQKLHIHTQPNLALTKLSSTQESDMPIEQLLALYGYGDRGSGAAGGNGEVAAPTDARLPEEELEEDMEEDEEEDDDESLESESSSSGNAISSKKDLPAEDPTALPEEAALPVKASAEIKPRSDLHLLYPNEEGNVPEARLLRSSGTAGAAPSDEEADEEDDVDYAPGEDEWRKTIMIGSEYQSSVPSGLSPYDNIQTVPYENEDKLLWTPWVLDDATTDEYLRCCAQIQIELMKSKLPTSANKTQQTLYSLGSLPMGAHTRDDEQALHQLLQCGHNVEEAVRRRKMSNVTPCDNVSLWSEEECRNFESGLRVFGKDFHHIQQQKVRTRSVGELVQFYYLWKKTERHDVLANRARLEKKKYALHPGTTDYMDRFLDEQELQGTNATAATTHHITRERSNSRSSSPNVHSLIYGDPKRLRVAVTPPAGGEDGAPNGLPVAGDEAGLLDGADESNGQVLSAAAAAAAAAATVLPPPSDAMTSSSRDLMS; the protein is encoded by the exons ATGGCGGACTCG cTTTTGAAAGACGGGGAGCAAAGCCCCGAAAAACCAG GTGATGGGGACCAAGAGTTTGAACCTACAGCTGAAATGCTTGTGCATGACTTTGATGACGAGCAAACactagcagaagaagaagccattgCAAGTGCTGGTGGAGAAGATCCTCAAAACGaattgaataatttacaaaaa CTACATATCCATACTCAGCCAAATTTAGCCTTGACTAAATTGTCTTCTACACAGGAGTCAGACATGCCAATCGAACAGCTACTAGCCCTCTATGGTTATGGAGACAGAGGGAGTGGTGCTGCTGGCGGAAATGGGGAAGTGGCTGCACCCACGGATGCAAGGCTTCCTGAAGAAGAATTGGAAGAGGACATggaggaagatgaagaagaagatgatgacgaaAGTCTAGAATCTGAAAGCAGTTCTTCTGGGAATGCAATTTCTAGTAAAAAAGACTTGCCTGCTGAAGATCCAACTGCACTTCCGGAAGAAGCGGCACTTCCTGTCAAAGCCAGTGCTGAAATCAAACCCCGATCCGACCTTCACCTCCTCTATCCAAATGAAGAGGGTAATGTTCCAGAGGCAAGATTGCTTCGCTCATCTGGAACGGCCGGGGCCGCCCCATCCGACGAAGAAGCTGACGAAGAAGACGACGTTGACTACGCACCGGGTGAAGACGAATGGCGAAAG aCAATCATGATCGGTTCAGAATATCAATCCAGTGTTCCTTCCGGATTGAGTCCTTATGACAACATCCAGACGGTGCCTTATGAAAACGAAGACAAACTGCTGTGGACTCCTTGGGTCCTCGACGACGCCACCACTGACGAGTACCTGCGTTGCTGCGCTCAAATCCAAATAGAACTCATGAAAAGCAAACTCCCCACGTCTGCCAACAAAACCCAGCAGACTCTTTATTCGCTGGGCAGCCTCCCCATGGGCGCTCACACGAGAGATGACGAACAG GCATTGCATCAGCTGTTGCAGTGTGGGCACAACGTCGAAGAAGCGGTGCGGAGGCGGAAGATGAGCAACGTGACGCCGTGCGACAACGTTTCCCTCTGGTCGGAAGAGGAGTGCCGGAATTTCGAGTCGGGTTTGCGCGTTTTCGGCAAGGACTTTCACCACATCCAGCAGCAGAAGGTGCGGACGCGCTCGGTCGGCGAGTTGGTCCAGTTCTACTATTTGTGGAAGAAAACGGAGCGTCACGACGTGCTGGCCAATCGGGCCCgactcgaaaagaaaaagtacgCCCTCCACCCGGGCACCACCGACTACATGGATCGCTTCCTGGACGAGCAGGAGTTGCAAGGCACAaacgccaccgccgccaccacccaTCACATCACCCGCGAGCGGAGCAATTCGCGCAGCAGCTCTCCCAACGTCCACTCGTTGATTTATGGCGACCCCAAGCGATTACGAGTGGCCGTCACACCTCCTGCCG GTGGTGAAGACGGGGCTCCGAATGGATTGCCCGTGGCCGGTGACGAGGCCGGACTTTTGGACGGCGCCGACGAGAGCAACGGACAAGTGTTGAgcgcggcggcggcagcggctgccgccgccgccaccgtgCTCCCACCTCCGTCGGATGCCATGACTTCTTCCAGTCGAGACCTGATGAGCTGA
- the LOC124321253 gene encoding uncharacterized protein LOC124321253, protein MASYATMPYAAPLPSYAPPSYYTTPSYGDEYAPIPLTPLVIPGDLPSAGGGGGGGLVTKFLALPLIFVLPILLPIIAVVVVLGGGGGGGAGGRRPLPLTASNDTDIYETTPYYDDSAYGNDYQDENEYNNSNQDSQGQYRKRRQVEKNNYIPTAVPSMSIAQVERLTQVVYAAINSQECIQRLLCEVGSLSRSFSKTIQTVTKAVEDYVPEKLKDSYHVLTKVQKCEQFQCGSLKVKK, encoded by the coding sequence ATGGCTTCCTACGCCACGATGCCTTATGCAGCCCCTCTCCCATCTTACGCACCTCCGTCTTATTACACAACTCCGTCTTACGGTGACGAATATGCTCCGATCCCTTTGACTCCGTtggtcatccccggcgatctTCCTTCCGCcggtggaggaggtggtggtggtctgGTCACCAAGTTCTTGGCGTTGCCACTCATATTCGTGCTTCCCATTTTACTTCCCATCATTGCGGTGGTTGTTGTTCTGGGAGGAGGTGGCGGAGGCGGGGCTGGAGGAAGACGACCGCTTCCTTTAACAGCTTCAAACGACACTGACATCTACGAAACAACTCCTTACTACGACGACAGCGCCTACGGAAACGACTACCAAGATGAAAACGAATACAACAATTCAAATCAAGACAGCCAAGGCCAGTATCGTAAGCGTCGTCAAGTGGAGAAGAACAATTACATTCCCACCGCTGTTCCATCGATGAGCATCGCCCAAGTCGAACGACTGACCCAAGTTGTTTACGCCGCAATCAACTCGCAGGAATGCATCCAGCGTCTCCTGTGTGAAGTTGGATCCTTGTCCCGCTCCTTCTCCAAAACAATTCAAACGGTAACCAAAGCTGTCGAGGATTATGTTCCTGAGAAGCTCAAAGATTCCTACCACGTCCTCACCAAAGTACAAAAATGCGAACAGTTTCAATGTGGATCCCTTAAAGTCAAGAAGTAA
- the LOC124320755 gene encoding mesoderm induction early response protein 1-like isoform X1 has protein sequence MADSLLKDGEQSPEKPGDGDQEFEPTAEMLVHDFDDEQTLAEEEAIASAGGEDPQNELNNLQKLHIHTQPNLALTKLSSTQESDMPIEQLLALYGYGDRGSGAAGGNGEVAAPTDARLPEEELEEDMEEDEEEDDDESLESESSSSGNAISSKKDLPAEDPTALPEEAALPVKASAEIKPRSDLHLLYPNEEGNVPEARLLRSSGTAGAAPSDEEADEEDDVDYAPGEDEWRKTIMIGSEYQSSVPSGLSPYDNIQTVPYENEDKLLWTPWVLDDATTDEYLRCCAQIQIELMKSKLPTSANKTQQTLYSLGSLPMGAHTRDDEQALHQLLQCGHNVEEAVRRRKMSNVTPCDNVSLWSEEECRNFESGLRVFGKDFHHIQQQKVRTRSVGELVQFYYLWKKTERHDVLANRARLEKKKYALHPGTTDYMDRFLDEQELQGTNATAATTHHITRERSNSRSSSPNVHSLIYGDPKRLRVAVTPPAAGGEDGAPNGLPVAGDEAGLLDGADESNGQVLSAAAAAAAAAATVLPPPSDAMTSSSRDLMS, from the exons ATGGCGGACTCG cTTTTGAAAGACGGGGAGCAAAGCCCCGAAAAACCAG GTGATGGGGACCAAGAGTTTGAACCTACAGCTGAAATGCTTGTGCATGACTTTGATGACGAGCAAACactagcagaagaagaagccattgCAAGTGCTGGTGGAGAAGATCCTCAAAACGaattgaataatttacaaaaa CTACATATCCATACTCAGCCAAATTTAGCCTTGACTAAATTGTCTTCTACACAGGAGTCAGACATGCCAATCGAACAGCTACTAGCCCTCTATGGTTATGGAGACAGAGGGAGTGGTGCTGCTGGCGGAAATGGGGAAGTGGCTGCACCCACGGATGCAAGGCTTCCTGAAGAAGAATTGGAAGAGGACATggaggaagatgaagaagaagatgatgacgaaAGTCTAGAATCTGAAAGCAGTTCTTCTGGGAATGCAATTTCTAGTAAAAAAGACTTGCCTGCTGAAGATCCAACTGCACTTCCGGAAGAAGCGGCACTTCCTGTCAAAGCCAGTGCTGAAATCAAACCCCGATCCGACCTTCACCTCCTCTATCCAAATGAAGAGGGTAATGTTCCAGAGGCAAGATTGCTTCGCTCATCTGGAACGGCCGGGGCCGCCCCATCCGACGAAGAAGCTGACGAAGAAGACGACGTTGACTACGCACCGGGTGAAGACGAATGGCGAAAG aCAATCATGATCGGTTCAGAATATCAATCCAGTGTTCCTTCCGGATTGAGTCCTTATGACAACATCCAGACGGTGCCTTATGAAAACGAAGACAAACTGCTGTGGACTCCTTGGGTCCTCGACGACGCCACCACTGACGAGTACCTGCGTTGCTGCGCTCAAATCCAAATAGAACTCATGAAAAGCAAACTCCCCACGTCTGCCAACAAAACCCAGCAGACTCTTTATTCGCTGGGCAGCCTCCCCATGGGCGCTCACACGAGAGATGACGAACAG GCATTGCATCAGCTGTTGCAGTGTGGGCACAACGTCGAAGAAGCGGTGCGGAGGCGGAAGATGAGCAACGTGACGCCGTGCGACAACGTTTCCCTCTGGTCGGAAGAGGAGTGCCGGAATTTCGAGTCGGGTTTGCGCGTTTTCGGCAAGGACTTTCACCACATCCAGCAGCAGAAGGTGCGGACGCGCTCGGTCGGCGAGTTGGTCCAGTTCTACTATTTGTGGAAGAAAACGGAGCGTCACGACGTGCTGGCCAATCGGGCCCgactcgaaaagaaaaagtacgCCCTCCACCCGGGCACCACCGACTACATGGATCGCTTCCTGGACGAGCAGGAGTTGCAAGGCACAaacgccaccgccgccaccacccaTCACATCACCCGCGAGCGGAGCAATTCGCGCAGCAGCTCTCCCAACGTCCACTCGTTGATTTATGGCGACCCCAAGCGATTACGAGTGGCCGTCACACCTCCTGCCG CAGGTGGTGAAGACGGGGCTCCGAATGGATTGCCCGTGGCCGGTGACGAGGCCGGACTTTTGGACGGCGCCGACGAGAGCAACGGACAAGTGTTGAgcgcggcggcggcagcggctgccgccgccgccaccgtgCTCCCACCTCCGTCGGATGCCATGACTTCTTCCAGTCGAGACCTGATGAGCTGA
- the LOC124329130 gene encoding mitochondrial import inner membrane translocase subunit Tim17-B-like, giving the protein MEYQREPCPWRIVDDCGGAFTMGAIGGSVFQSIKGFRNAPSGFQRRAFGSIIAIKERAPIIGGNFAVWGGMFSTIDCTLVYFRQKEDPWNSIISGFATGGILAARNGAGAMIGSAVVGGLILALIEGMGIMFTRMTADQFRPMGPPTEEPMNSSPPFGNQQYQ; this is encoded by the exons ATGGAGTACCAAAGAGAACCTTG CCCTTGGCGGATTGTTGATGACTGTGGTGGAGCCTTCACTATGGGAGCTATTGGCGGATCTGTCTTCCAAAGCATCAAAGGTTTCAGAAATGCCCCAAGT GGTTTCCAGAGGCGAGCATTTGGCAGTATAATCGCCATCAAAGAACGAGCACCAATTATTGGTGGAAATTTCGCAGTTTGGGGTGGAATGTTTTCCACCATTGATTGCACACTAGTGTACTTCCGTCAAAAAGAGGATCCCTGGAACTCAATCATCAGTGGATTTGCCACTGGTGGTATCCTTGCCGCTAGAA ATGGTGCAGGTGCCATGATTGGCAGTGCAGTTGTTGGCGGTTTGATTTTGGCCTTGATTGAAGGCATGGGAATTATGTTTACGCGCATGACAGCTGATCAGTTCCGACCAATGGGACCTCCCACAGAAGAACCCATGAATTCATCGCCTCCGTTCGGAAACCAGCAATACCAATAG
- the LOC124320756 gene encoding uncharacterized protein LOC124320756 isoform X1, producing MAAAHQHSSGGGGGSGSGGTKRSRFLNRLFPWRSGQRSSSGSRMMGHHHKETPSQLFSGSSTSSVRRTSPVDLNLGGESLPMMATSPPSALVIPSSSLPIPRFPDVLVEADVPAMIISSPPAHLRRTQQQQQQQRQQKDVAAGTTGFRMTSAGPPSAQRHHHPPTPENIDHEEMSALRHLASELNAALRLSEEENLLLKAKLQTLDEWGLMAEQQEELVLGGSQTAKLDRLIEDLRDIASSQPTSPFSSPFVHRRNMRDLGRILQQRQLELRRLTAELQQTQTELLFTQVELDQVRRCLQRLDQRLLYAEDELDLARQGLLQASISKQRLMQELQTTRGLLMRCWGRVRDLEQQQQQQQQQQPASNVLEGS from the exons ATGGCTGCTGCCCATCAACATTCTTCCG gcggcggcggcggcagcggtaGCGGCGGGACTAAGCGGTCGAGATTTCTGAACCGGCTCTTCCCGTGGCGGTCGGGTCAGAGGTCGAGCAGCGGGAGCCGGATGATGGGCCATCATCACAAGGAGACGCCCAGTCAATTGTTTTCcggcagcagcaccagcagcgtGCGACGCACGTCGCCCGTCGATTTGAATCTGGGCGGCGAATCTTTGCCGATGATGGCCACCAGCCCGCCGTCCGCACTAGTCATCCCGTCTTCATCACTGCCCATTCCGCGCTTTCCCGACGTCCTGGTCGAAGCCGACGTGCCGGCCATGATCATCTCGTCGCCGCCGGCCCATCTTCGGCgaacgcagcagcagcagcagcagcaacgccaGCAAAAGGATGTTGCTGCTGGCACGACGGGCTTCCGGATGACGTCGGCCGGCCCACCGTCGGCTCAACGTCACCACCACCCGCCGACTCCCGAAAACATCGATCACGAAGAGATGAGCGCCTTACGTCATTTGGCCAGCGAATTGAACGCCGCACTGCGACTCTCCGAAGAGGAAAATCTTCTACTCAAAG CCAAACTCCAAACGTTGGACGAGTGGGGTCTGATGGCCGAGCAACAGGAGGAACTCGTCCTGGGCGGCAGCCAAACGGCCAAACTGGACCGGTTGATCGAGGACCTGCGCGACATCGCCTCATCACAACCCACATCGCCGTTCTCATCGCCG tttgtccACCGTCGGAACATGCGCGACCTCGGCCGAATTCTCCAGCAGCGACAACTGGAATTGCGGCGGTTAACGGCCGAGCTCCAGCAGACGCAGACGGAACTGTTGTTCACGCAGGTGGAGCTGGATCAGGTGCGCCGCTGTCTCCAGCGGCTCGACCAGCGGCTCTTGTACGCCGAAGACGAGCTGGACCTGGCCCGCCAAGGTCTGCTCCAAGCCTCCATTAGCaa GCAGAGGCTCATGCAAGAGCTGCAGACCACCAGAGGCCTTCTGATGAGGTGCTGGGGTCGTGTCCGTGATctggaacagcagcagcaacagcagcaacaacagcagccggCCAGCAACGTGCTAGAAGGGAGCTGA
- the LOC124320755 gene encoding mesoderm induction early response protein 1-like isoform X3: protein MADSLLKDGEQSPEKPGDGDQEFEPTAEMLVHDFDDEQTLAEEEAIASAGGEDPQNELNNLQKESDMPIEQLLALYGYGDRGSGAAGGNGEVAAPTDARLPEEELEEDMEEDEEEDDDESLESESSSSGNAISSKKDLPAEDPTALPEEAALPVKASAEIKPRSDLHLLYPNEEGNVPEARLLRSSGTAGAAPSDEEADEEDDVDYAPGEDEWRKTIMIGSEYQSSVPSGLSPYDNIQTVPYENEDKLLWTPWVLDDATTDEYLRCCAQIQIELMKSKLPTSANKTQQTLYSLGSLPMGAHTRDDEQALHQLLQCGHNVEEAVRRRKMSNVTPCDNVSLWSEEECRNFESGLRVFGKDFHHIQQQKVRTRSVGELVQFYYLWKKTERHDVLANRARLEKKKYALHPGTTDYMDRFLDEQELQGTNATAATTHHITRERSNSRSSSPNVHSLIYGDPKRLRVAVTPPAAGGEDGAPNGLPVAGDEAGLLDGADESNGQVLSAAAAAAAAAATVLPPPSDAMTSSSRDLMS, encoded by the exons ATGGCGGACTCG cTTTTGAAAGACGGGGAGCAAAGCCCCGAAAAACCAG GTGATGGGGACCAAGAGTTTGAACCTACAGCTGAAATGCTTGTGCATGACTTTGATGACGAGCAAACactagcagaagaagaagccattgCAAGTGCTGGTGGAGAAGATCCTCAAAACGaattgaataatttacaaaaa GAGTCAGACATGCCAATCGAACAGCTACTAGCCCTCTATGGTTATGGAGACAGAGGGAGTGGTGCTGCTGGCGGAAATGGGGAAGTGGCTGCACCCACGGATGCAAGGCTTCCTGAAGAAGAATTGGAAGAGGACATggaggaagatgaagaagaagatgatgacgaaAGTCTAGAATCTGAAAGCAGTTCTTCTGGGAATGCAATTTCTAGTAAAAAAGACTTGCCTGCTGAAGATCCAACTGCACTTCCGGAAGAAGCGGCACTTCCTGTCAAAGCCAGTGCTGAAATCAAACCCCGATCCGACCTTCACCTCCTCTATCCAAATGAAGAGGGTAATGTTCCAGAGGCAAGATTGCTTCGCTCATCTGGAACGGCCGGGGCCGCCCCATCCGACGAAGAAGCTGACGAAGAAGACGACGTTGACTACGCACCGGGTGAAGACGAATGGCGAAAG aCAATCATGATCGGTTCAGAATATCAATCCAGTGTTCCTTCCGGATTGAGTCCTTATGACAACATCCAGACGGTGCCTTATGAAAACGAAGACAAACTGCTGTGGACTCCTTGGGTCCTCGACGACGCCACCACTGACGAGTACCTGCGTTGCTGCGCTCAAATCCAAATAGAACTCATGAAAAGCAAACTCCCCACGTCTGCCAACAAAACCCAGCAGACTCTTTATTCGCTGGGCAGCCTCCCCATGGGCGCTCACACGAGAGATGACGAACAG GCATTGCATCAGCTGTTGCAGTGTGGGCACAACGTCGAAGAAGCGGTGCGGAGGCGGAAGATGAGCAACGTGACGCCGTGCGACAACGTTTCCCTCTGGTCGGAAGAGGAGTGCCGGAATTTCGAGTCGGGTTTGCGCGTTTTCGGCAAGGACTTTCACCACATCCAGCAGCAGAAGGTGCGGACGCGCTCGGTCGGCGAGTTGGTCCAGTTCTACTATTTGTGGAAGAAAACGGAGCGTCACGACGTGCTGGCCAATCGGGCCCgactcgaaaagaaaaagtacgCCCTCCACCCGGGCACCACCGACTACATGGATCGCTTCCTGGACGAGCAGGAGTTGCAAGGCACAaacgccaccgccgccaccacccaTCACATCACCCGCGAGCGGAGCAATTCGCGCAGCAGCTCTCCCAACGTCCACTCGTTGATTTATGGCGACCCCAAGCGATTACGAGTGGCCGTCACACCTCCTGCCG CAGGTGGTGAAGACGGGGCTCCGAATGGATTGCCCGTGGCCGGTGACGAGGCCGGACTTTTGGACGGCGCCGACGAGAGCAACGGACAAGTGTTGAgcgcggcggcggcagcggctgccgccgccgccaccgtgCTCCCACCTCCGTCGGATGCCATGACTTCTTCCAGTCGAGACCTGATGAGCTGA
- the LOC124326676 gene encoding small glutamine-rich tetratricopeptide repeat-containing protein beta-like, translated as MSSVKRLALAIVQFLAEQKQYGNLSPDAQESLEVAVQCLETAFELTPEDATSLSVSKSLLDIFHDAVASEIPTFPAEVSEDIKLQAEKLKNEGNNLMKSEQFAEALVCYSKAIELDGRNAVYFCNRAAAHSKLNQHQSAIDDCKKAITIDPLYSKAYGRMGLAHASLNQHGDAVRCYERAVQLEPENESYQSNLQIAEEKLKQTGGAERLPGMGPGMGIPGLDVGAMLNNPGLMSMAQQMLSNPNMQQLMNQMMTGSAQGGGGLESLLQVGQQLAHQMQTTNPELVEQLRRQMGGPGGGPNPFDPSSEPEAKDPQ; from the exons ATGTCCTCTGTAAAGCGGCTAGCTCTGGCGATCGTGCAATTTCTAGCTGAGCAAAAACAATACGGAAACTTGTCACCCGACGCTCAG GAAAGTTTAGAGGTTGCTGTGCAGTGTTTAGAAACTGCTTTTGAACTGACACCTGAAGACGCAACATCTCTAAGTGTCTCCAAATCTTTGCTCGATATTTTTCATGATGCTGTTGCTTCTGAA ATACCAACCTTTCCTGCTGAAGTCTCCGAAGACATCAAACTTCAAgctgaaaaactgaaaaatgaaggaaacaaTCTGATGAAATCTGAGCAATTTGCTGAAGCTCTGGTGTGCTATTCAAA ggCCATTGAGTTGGATGGGAGAAATGCAGTCTACTTCTGCAACAGAGCTGCAGCGCATAGTAAGCTCAATCAGCATCAGTCTGCCATTGATGATTGTAAAAAAGCAATTACTATCGATCCTCTCTACAGCAAAGCTTATGGCCGAATGGG CTTGGCTCATGCAAGTCTCAATCAACATGGTGATGCTGTTAGGTGCTATGAACGTGCTGTTCAACTGGAGCCAGAGAATGAAAGCTACCAAAGTAATCTTCAAATCGCCGAAGAAAAGCTTAAACAGACTGGTGGAGCTGAACGTCTTCCTGGCATGGGTCCTGGTATGGGTATCCCAGGGCTTGATGTGGGAGCTATGCTCAACAATCCAG GTTTGATGTCTATGGCCCAGCAAATGTTGAGCAATCCAAATATGCAGCAACT gatGAATCAAATGATGACTGGGTCTGCACAAGGAGGTGGTGGGCTGGAATCGCTGCTTCAAGT TGGACAGCAGTTGGCTCATCAGATGCAGACAACCAATCCCGAATTGGTCGAACAACTGAGGAGGCAGATGGGCGGACCTGGAGGTGGACCTAATCCGTTTGACCCGTCCTCTGAACCGGAGGCCAAGGATCCTCAGTAA